The DNA region ATGACCCGCTGCACGGTGGACGCGCGCACGCCGGCCCGGCCATGGAGCACCCGGTCGACCGTCGCCAGCGACACCTGGGCCCGCTCGGCCACCTCTTCCATGCGCGGCAACGACACCTCAAGACACCTCAAATACCGGTTTGACGCACCAGTCCCTTCGGCCTACTCTAGCGCCGCTGGCAGGAGAGGACAACCCGCCTGTCCTCAGAACCCATCAGAACCCTTCAAGGAGACTTCCATGCCCCGCACTCCCGTGCCCACCTCCCGCCGTGCCGTCCTGCGCCAGCTGGGTGCCCTGCCGGCCGCGGCCGTGGCCACCGCGCTGCCCCGCTTCGCGCACGCCGCCGAGTTCTCGCTCAAGTACGGCAACAACCTGCCGGTCACGCACCCGCTGAACGTGCGCGCGCAGGAGGCGGCCGACCGCATCGCCAAGGACAGCAAGGGCCGGGTCGAGATCAAGATCTTCCCGAACAACCAGCTGGGCGGCGACACCGACATGCTGGCCCAGGTGCGCTCGGGCGGCATCGACTTCTTCACCCCGTCGGCGCTGGTCATCGCCACCCTGGTCCCGGTGGCGGCCATCAACGCGACCGGCTTCGCGTTCAGCGACTACAGCCAGGTCTGGGGCGCGATGGACGGCAAGGTGGGCGCGCACGTGCGCGCGGCCATCGGCAAGATGCGCCTGCACGCCTTCGAGAAGATGTGGGACAACGGCTTCCGCCAGATGACCAGCAGCAAGGGGCCGATCAACACCGCCAAGGACATGGACGGGCTGAAGATCCGGGTGCCGGTGAGCCCGCTGTCGGTGAGCATGTTCAAGGGCCTGGGCGCCTCGCCCGCCAGCCTGCAGTTCAGCGAGGTGTACTCGGCGCTGCAGACCAAGATCGTCGACGCGCAAGAGAACCCGCTGCCCATCATCCAGGTGGCCAAGCTGTTCGAGGTGCAGAAGAACTGCTCGCTGTCCAACCACATCTGGGACGGCTTCTGGTTCATCGCCAACGGCCGCATGTGGGAGAGCCTGCCGGCCGACCTGAAGACGGTGGTCTCGGGCGCCATCAACGACGCCGGCCTGAAGCAGCGCGAGGACATCAAGAAACTCAACGAGACGCTGCAGGCCGATCTGGCGGCCAAGGGGCTGGCGTTCAACAAGGCCAACCCGGACAGCTTCCGCGCCAAGCTGCGCGAGGCCGGCTTCTACGCCGAGTGGAAGGGCCGCTTCGGCGACGAGGCCTGGGGCCTGCTGGAGCAGTCCGTCGGCAAGCTCGCCTGATCCCGCCGGGGCGACCATGTCGGCTTCCCTCGCACAGGACGTGACACCGCCGCCGGCGACGGCCCTGGGTGCCTTGGCGCGCCGCGTCGACACCGCCATCGGCGCCACCGTCGAGGCGGTGGCCGGCAGCCTGGTGCTGGTGGAGATCGTGGTGTTGCTGGCCGGCGTGATCGCCCGCTACGTCTTCCACAAGCCGCTGGTCTGGTCCGACGAGCTGGCCTCGCTGCTGTTCCTGTGGCTGTCGATGCTGGGCGCCGTCGTGGCGTTGCGGCGCGGCGAGCACATGCGCATGACCGGCGTGGTCAACCGCGTCGGGCCCCAGGCCCGGGCCATGCTGGAAACCCTGGCCCTCGCGGTCCCGCTTGCCTTCCTGGCCCTGGTGATGTGGCCGGCGTTCGAGTACGCCAGCGAGGAACTGCCGGTGGTCAGCCCGGCGATGGAGGTCAGCAACGCCTGGCGCGCCAGTGCCATCCCCACCGGCCTGGCCCTGATGGCCATCGTGGCCCTGCTGCGGCTGTTCGAGCAGCACGCGTTGCGGCGCATCGCCATCGCGCTGGCGGCCACCGCGGCCGTCACTCTCCTGTTCTGGCTGGCGGGCCCCCTGCTCGCGCCGCTGGGCAAGTTCAACCTGGTGCTGTTCTTCGTCATCGTGGTCGCCGCCTGCGTATTCGGCGGCGTGCCGATCGCCTTCTCGTTCGGCCTGGCCACTTTCGGCTACCTGGCGCTGACCACCCGCACGCCCATGCTGGTCATGGTGGGCCGCCTCGACGAGGGCATGTCGCACCTCATCCTGCTGGCGGTGCCGCTGTTCATCTTCCTGGGCGCCCTGATCGAGATGACCGGCATGGCCCGGGCCATGATCCAGTTCCTGGCCAGCCTGCTGGGCCACGTGCGCGGCGGGCTGTCGTACGTGCTGATCGGCGCGATGTACCTGGTGTCGGGCATCTCCGGCTCCAAGATCGCCGACATGGCGGCCATCGCCCCGGTGCTGTTCCCCGAGATGAAGCAGCGCGGCGCCAAGCCGGGTGACCTGGTGGCGCTGCTGTCGGCCACCGGCGCGCAGACCGAGACCATCCCGCCGTCCATCGTGCTCATCACGATCGGCTCGGTCACCGGGGTGTCCATCGCCGCGCTGTTCACCGGCGGCCTGCTGCCGGCGGTCGTGGTCGGCGCCTTCCTGTGTGCCGTGGTCTGGTGGCGTTACCGCGGCGAGGACCTGTCGCGCGTGCGCCGCTACGGCAAGGGCGAGATCGGCCGCTTCCTGCTGGTGGCGCTGCCTGCCATCGCCCTGCCCTTCGTCATCCGCGCCGCCGTGGTCGAGGGCGTGGCCACCGCCACCGAGGTGTCGACCATCGGCATCGCCTATTCGGTGCTGGTGGGCGTGTTCATCCACCGCCAGTTCGACCTCAGGCGGCTCAAGCCGATGCTGGTGGAGACGGCCTCGCTCACCGGCGCCATCATCTTCATCGTCGGCTGCGCGACGGCCATGGCCTGGGGCCTGACGCAATCGGGCTTCTCGCAGGACCTGGCCATGCTGATGAAGGCGATGCCCGGCGGCGCCATCGGCTTCATGGCCGTGTCCATCGTCGCCTTCGTGGTGCTGGGCAGCGTGCTGGAGGGCATCCCGGCCATCGTGCTGTTCGGTCCCCTGCTGTTCCCGATCGCCAAGGCGGTGGGCATCCACGAGGTGCACTACGCGATGGTGGTGATCTTCGCCATGGGCATCGGCCTGTTCGCGCCGCCCTTCGGCGTGGGCTACTACGGCGCCTGCGCCATCTCCAAGATCCATCCGGACGAGGGCCTGCCGCACATCGGCGGCTACATGGCCGCGCTGTTCGCCGGCCTGGTCGTCGTCGCCGCGATCCCCTGGATCTCGACCGGTTTCCTCAAGTGACCCGGGTCGTGCCGACCCGGCCGTCCCCCATTCCACAAAGGCAGTTGCAATGAGCAGATTCTTCGGCGAGATCCGCCAGGTGGCCTACCTCGTGCCCGACATCGAGGCGGCCATGCACCACTGGGCCAGCGTGCTGGGCGTCGGCCCCTGGTACTACAACCCGCGCGTGCCGATCCGCAACTACACCTACCGCGGCGAGCGCTACGAGCCGCACAACTCGGTCGCACTGGCCAACGCCGGCGGCCTGCAGATCGAGCTGCTGCAGACGCGCAACGACGTGCCGTCGATGTACCGCGATTTCCTGCGCGCCGGCCTGCAGGGCGTACAGCACGTGGCCTACTGGACCGAGGACTTCGACGCCGACCTGCGCCGGGCCGAGGAGGCGGGCTTCAAGGTCTGCATGGGCGGCGAGGTCGGCGAGCGCGGCCGCTTCGTGTATTTCGAGGAGAAGCCGGCGGGCAACGCCTTTCCCGGAACGGTGGTCGAACTGTCCGAGGTGGCCGGTCCCAAGGGCAAGCTGTTCCGGCTGATCCGCGAGGCGTCGCAGGGCTGGGACGGCCGCGACCCGGTGCGCCCCTTCCCCGACCTGGACACGCTCTGACCCGATGGCCGCCGACCGCTTCGAGGCCACCTACCTCATCGAAACCCCGCTGGATCCCGCGCACGTGGCGGAGGTCCTGGCCGGCGAACAGTCGTGCGGCACCTTCACCCGCGTCGACGGCGAGACCGATGCCCTGCGCGAGCGGGCGCGTGCCGTCGTCGAGTCGGTCGAGCTGCTGGACGTCGCCGAGCGCCCGTCGCTGCCCAACGGCTGGATGCAGCGGCGCGGCCTGTACGACAAGCCCCAGCGCTGGCAGCGCGCGCGCCTGCGCGTGAGTTTCCCGGTGGCCAACGTCGGCGCCAACCTGCCGACGCTGGCGGCCACGGTGTCGGGCAACCTGTACGACCTGGGCGAGGTCACCGGCCTGCGCCTGGAAGCGCTGAAGCTGCCGGCGGCCTACCGGGCGCGCTTCGACCGCCCGGCCCAGGGCATCGCCGGCACCCGGGCACTCACGGGCGTGCACGGCCGGCCCCTCATCGGCACCATCATCAAGCCCAATGTCGGCCTGTCGGCCGAGGAGACCGGCGAGCTGGTCGGGCGCCTGTGCGCGGCCGGCGTCGACTTCGTCAAGGACGACGAATGCTGCGGCGACCCCGACCATGCGCCGCTGGAGCAGCGCATCCGGGCCGTGATGCGGCGGGTGCGCGACCACGAGCAGCGCACCGGCAAGAAGGTCATGGTGGCGTTCAACATCAGCGACGAGACCGACGCCATGCGCCGCCACGCCGACCTGGTGCAGCGCGAGGGCGGCAGCTGCGTCATGGTCAGCCTCAACTGGTGCGGCTACTCGGCGGTCCAGACGCTGCGGCGCCACACGCCACTGGCCATCCACGCGCATCGCAACGGCTACGGCGCCCTCTCGCGCCACCCGCTGCTCGGCTTCTCGTTCCAGGCCTACCAGGCGCTGTGGCGGCTGGCCGGCGTCGACCACATGCACGTGCACGGCCTGCAGGGCAAGTTCTCGCAGACCGACGACGAGGTCATCGAGTCGGCCCACGACTGCCTGGCGCCGCTGGCCGAGGGCCTGGACGACCGCGTGCTGCCCGCCTTCTCCAACGGCCAGTGGGCCGGCACCGTGCCCGCGACCTGGGACGCGGTGCGCACCGACGACCTGCTGTTCATGGCCGGCGGCGGCATCCTGGGCCACCCGGACGGCGCGGCCGCCGGCGTCGCCAGCATCCAGCAGGCCTGGGACGCGGTGCAGCACGGCGAGTCGCTGTCCGACCGCGCCGCGCGCTCGCCCGACCTGCGCCACGCGCTCGACTTCTTCGGCAAGAAGGCCGGATGAACCCGACGGAGACGGCACTCCGGCTGGGCTGGTACGGCGACGACTTCACCGGCGCCACCGACACGCTGGCCGTGCTCACGCAGGCCGGCCTGCGTGCGATGCTGTTCCTGGGCGTGCCCGCCGAGCCGCAGCTGGCGCGGGCCGCCGCCGCGCTCGGCGGCCCGCTCGACGCGGTGGGCATCGCCGGCGCCGCCCGCTCCATGGCGCCCGCGGCGATGGCGCGCGAGCTGGAACCGGTGGGCGCCTTCTTCGCCCGCCTGGCGCCACCTGTGCTGCACTACAAGGTCTGCTCCACCTTCGACAGCGCGCCGGGCATCGGCAGCATCGGCGGCGCCCTCCGCACACTGCGGCCGCACGTCGACCAGGCCGTGGTGCCGGTCGTCGGCGGCCAGCCCAGCCTGGGCCGCTACTGCGCCTTCTCCAACCTGTTCGCGGCGGCCGGCCGCGGCGGCGCGGTCGAGCGGCTCGACCGGCATCCCACGATGCGCCAGCACCCGACCACGCCGATGGACGAGGCCGACCTGCGCCGGCACCTCGCGGCGCAGGGGCTGGAGCCGATCGCGGCGCTGCACTACCCGGCCTACGCCCTGCCCGACGCCGCGCAGGATGCCGCCTTCGCCGCGCACGTCGCCGCGGGCGCACAGGCCGTCGTGCTGGACGTTGCCGACCCCGGCCACCTCGCGCCCGTCGGCCGCCTCCTGTGGCAGCAGGCGCAGGCCGGCCGCCTGCTGGCCGTGGGTGCCAGCAGCGTCGCCCAGGCGCTGGCCGCGCACTGGCAGCAGTGCGGCACGCTGGCCGCCGCGCCGGCCGCCACCGCCCCCCTGGCTGCGGCCAGCGGACCGGTGCTGGTCTTCGCCGGCAGCCTGTCGCCGGTGACGGCGCGCCAGGTGCGAGCCGCGACGTCCTACGAGCGCATCGCCCTCGCGGCCGCCGATCTCCTCGACGCCGGCGCCAGCGAAACAGCCGGGGTGCGCATCCGCCAGGCCCTCGCCGCCGGCCGGCACGTCCTGGCCTATACGGCGCCGGCCGACGCCGCCGGCGCCGACACCACGCAGGCGGCCGCACTGGCCGCGGCCAGCGCGCGCTTCGTGCGCCGCCTGCTCGACCAGCAAGCCGCCGCCGGTGCACCGCTGCGCCGGGTGGGCATCGCCGGCGGCGACACCTCCAGCCTGGCGACCCAGGCGCTCGGCCTCTGGGGGCTGTCGTACCGCGGCAGCCTGGGTGCCGGCGTCGCCATCAGCCGCACCCACGCCGACGCACCCGCGCTGGATGGCATCGAGCTGATGCTCAAGGGCGGGCAGATGGGGGGCGACGAGGTGTTCGAGCAGTTGCTGGGCCGGTGACGCAGTCGCTGTGGTAGCGTCCGCGCGACCGCCCGGCGACCATGAAGAAGACCCCACCCGCTCCCGCCGCCGCCCCCCGGCCGCGGCCTCGCGCACGCGCCGAGGGCGGCGTCACGCTGCAGGACGTCGCCCGGCTGGCCGGCGTGTCGCCGATGAGTGCCTCGCGCGCGCTCAACACGCCGGCCCGGGTGTCGCAGGACATCCTGCAGCGCGTGCAGGAAGCGGTGGCGCGCACCGGCTACGTCCGCAACAGCCTGGCCGGCGCGCTGGCCTCGCGCCGCAGCCGGCTGGTGGCCGCGCTGGTGCCCAACGTCGCCGGACCGGTGTTCCAGGACCTGATCCAGGCCCTGATCGCCGCGCTCGGCAGCGCTGGCTACCAGCTGATCCTCGCCCAGAGCGGCTACGGCGTCCTGCCCGACGACCTGCTCAACGCGGTGCTGGGCCAGCGGCCGGACGGTCTCGTGCTGGCCGGGGTCGTGCCGTCGGCCCAGGGCCGGCAACGCCTGCAGTCCGCCGGCCTGCCGGTGGTGGAAACCTGGGACATGGTGGCCGAGCCCGTGGACATGCTGGTGGGGTTCTCGCACGAGCAGATCGCGGGCGCCGTGGCCACCCACCTGATCGCCGACGGCCGCCGACAGCTGGCCTTCGTGGGCGGTGAACATGCGCGCGCGCAGCGGCGCGCCCGCAGCTTCGTGTCGGCGGCGCTGGACAAGCGCCGGACCGCCCGTGGCCACGCCGACGCCGTGGCCGTCGAATCGGTGCCGGCACCGGCCGACGTCCGCAGCGGACGCGACGCGCTGGCCCGCATCCTGGCGCGCCAGCCGAAGACCGACGCGGTGTTCTGCAGCTCCGACCTGCTGGCGCTCGGCGTGGTGACCGAGGCCCAGGCACGCGGGATCCGCATCCCCGAGCAACTCGCCGTGGTGGGCTTCGGCGACCTGTCCTTCGCCGCCGACGTGCTGCCGGCCCTGACCACGGTGCGCATCGACAGCGCCGCGATCGGCGCCACCGCGGCGCGCTTCATCGTCGAGCGGGCCGAGGGCCGGCCGGTCGCCGCGACCACGGTCGACGTCGGCTTCTCCATCGTCACGCGCGACACGGCCTGACGCTGCTGGCCCAGCGTTGGCGACGGGCTATGATCGCGGTTTGGTAGCGCTACCCAACATGACCACTTCCACCGCAATCGCCTCCGTGGCCTGCCTGCAGGTGCGCCTGCCCTTCGACCATGGCGGCCCGGCGCCGCTCTTTGCCGGCAAGCCGCGCACCACCCTCGACAGCGCCTGGATCCGGGTCGAACTGGCCAACGGCCTGGTCGGCTGGGGCGAGTCCTACGGCGCCGACCTGGACGCCATGTCGTCCATCTTCCGCAACCGCGTGGCGCCGCTCGCGGCCGGCCGCGACGCGCTGGACCCGGCGCTCACGGCCACGCTGGACCGGACGCTGCACAACATGGGCCGGTCCGGGCCCGTGACCCACGCCCTGAGCGGGCTCGACATCGCCCTGTGGGACCTGCGCGGCAAGCTGGCCGGCGTGCCGGTGTACCGGCTGCTGGGCGGTGCCCGGCGCACCCGCATCCCGGCCTACGCCTCGCTGCTGCAGTACTACGGCGACACCGCGCTCGTGGCGCGCAACGTCGAGCAGTCACTGGCGGCGGGCTACGGCCAGATCAAGCTGCACGAGAAGACGCTGGACAGCGTGCGCGCCGCCCGCGCGGCCATGGGCCCCGGCGTGCCGCTGATGCTGGACACCAACTGCGCCTGGGATCGCCAGGGAGCGATCGCTGCCGTGACGGCCATGCGCGAGCACGACCTGCACTGGGTCGAGGAGCCCGTCTGGCCGCCCGAGGACGTGCCCTCGCTGCGGGCCGTGCGCGAGGCCACCGGCGTGCCCACCGCCGTCGGCGAGAACGCCAGCAGCCTGTTCGAGCTGCTGGACCTGGTGCGCTCCCGTTCGGCCGACCACGTGCAGCCCAGCGCCCTGAAGTCCGGCGGGCTGACCACGCTGAAGGCGGTGTCCGATGCCTGCGCCGGAACGCCCGTGCGCCACTCGCCGCAATCGGCCTTCTTCGGCCCCGGCTTCCTCGCCACCTTGCACGTGCTCGCCGCCCAGGAGCAGGAGGTCGCGGTGGAGCGCCTGTTCTGCGGGCTGGGCCACGTGCCCTACGCGCACAGCGTGCCGTTCGAGGGCGGCGCCTTCCATCTCAATGACCAGCCCGGCCTCGGCGCCGACCCCGAGCCGGACCTGCTGGCCGGCCCCTTCGTATCCTGATTCCCCAGCGCCCCCTCCCGGAGACACCATGCATTCCAGATCCCACGTGCGCTGCTCGCGCCGGTCCCTCCTTCGCCTCGGCGCCGCGGCGTGCGCGGCTGCGGCCTTCCCGCTCACCGCCGGGGCGCAGTCTGGCACCGGCAAGGTCATCGTCCCCTACGCACCGGGCGCGGCCACCGACACGCTGGGCCGGCTGATGGCCGACCTGCTCGGGACGGCCACCGGCACCAGGTACATCGTCGACAACCGCGGCGGCGGCGCGACCCAGATCGGGACCAAGGCGGTGGCCACTGCGGCGCCGGACGGGCTGACGCTCGGCTTCATCGACACCGCCTTCGTCATCAATCCCGGCCTGTTCGGCAGCGCCCTGCCCTACGACACGCGGCAGGACTTCGCCCCCGTCTCGCTGATGGCCACCGCGCCGCTGGTGCTGGTGGTGCACCCCTCGGTCGCTGCCAAGACCGTGGCCGAGCTCGTCGCACTGGCCAAGGCACAGCCCGGCAAGCTGGTCTACGGATCGGCGGGCGCCGGCAGCGCGCCCCACCTGGCCGGCGAGCAGCTGCGCCAGGCCGCCGGCATCGACATCATCCACGCGCCCTACCGCGGCGGCGCCACGGTGCTGAACGACCTGCTGGCCGGGCACATCCAGTTCGGCTTCACCACCGTGCCGACGATGCTGCAGCACATCCGCGCCGGGTCGGTCCGTGCCCTCGCGGTGACCAGCGCGACGCGCGCCGGGCAGCTGCCGCAGGTGCCCACGATGAAGGAAGCAGGCCTGCCGGCCGTCGACGCCTCGCCCCTGTTCGGCCTGGTCGCCCCGGCGAAGACACCCCAGCCGGTGCTGGAGAAGCTGGCCGCGGCGGCGCAGGCCGCCCGCAGTGGCACGGCCCAGGCCCGCCTGTCCGAGCTCGGCTTCACGCCGGTCGGCAGCTCGCCCGAGGAGTTCCGTGCCCGCATCGAGGCGGAGATCGCGAAATGGACGGCCGTGATCCGGGCCGGCAACATCAAGCCGGGCGAATGAGCGGCGACGACCGATTCCCGGCCGGCAAGGACCGGCTGGATGCGCAGCAGCTGGCCGCCTACGAGCGCATCCAGGCGCGCCGCGGCGCCGTCCCGGTGCCCTACCTGTCGCTGCTGGCCCGTCCCGACCTGGCCGAAGCCTTCGAGCAGTTCTCGGCCCTGGCCTGGCAGGGCCGCCTCACGACCGACGTGCAGGAGGCGATCTACCTGGTCACGGCCCGTGCCTACCGCTGCGCCCACCAGTGGCGCAACCACGAGAAGAAGGCGCTGGCGGCGGGCGTCGGTGCCGACACCGTCGCGGCCATCCGGGCCGGGCGGTTCGACGCGCTCGGCGGTGCCACGCCCGAACTCGCGCGCTGCATCCGCTTCGCCGCCGAACTCCATGCGCACGACTCGGTCCCGGACGAGGTGTTCGACGCAGCCGCAGTGCAGGCCGACCCGGCCTGGATGTCGGAACTGGTGGGGTTCTGCGCCCTGGCCGCCTCGATCGCGGTGCTGCTGAACGTGCGCGAACGCGCCCCGGCCAACCTGTCCTGATCGGCACGCCGCGGACCGGCGCCCTCCCGCTAGGGCGTCGACGGCGCGGCGCGCAGGCGCGCGATGGCGGCCGGAAGGTCGGCCCAGGGCGGCTGGCCGGGAGCGAAGCGTCCCCGCATGTAGCCGGCCAGGTCGGCGACCTGCTCGTCGCTGAGCGCGTGGCGGAAGGCCGGCATGAACCCCAGGTCGCGGCCGGCCGGCTCGCGGATGCCGTCCAGGATGACACGCACCAGGTTGTCGGGGCGCGCGGCGTGCAGGCTGGTGTTCAGGGCCAGCGGCAGGTTGACGCCCAGCAGGCGCGGCCCGTCCCCGTCGTGGTGGCAGGCGCTGCACGCGCCCTCGAACAGGCGCTGGCCGGTGCCCAGCAGGGCCGGCTGGCGCGCGGCGGCGGCGGCCACCACCGACCGCGCGAGGCCCGCCTCGTCGGCCACCGGCGCCTGGAAGCTGGCCAGGTAGGTGGCCATCGCACGGACGTCGTCGTCGGGCAGCACCGCCAGCTGCTGCACCACGGGCGCCATCGGGCCGGCCGCGATGCCGTGGTGCTGCGTGTGGCCGTGGCGCAGGTAGCGGTACAGCTCGTCGGCGGACCAGGGGACCGGCGAGCGCGACAGGCCCGTGAGCGCCGGCGCCTCCCAGCCCTCGACCATGGCGCCCCCCAGGTAGGACGCGCCGCCCCGTTCAGCGCCCAGCGCGTTGCGGGCCGTGTGGCAGGCGCCGCAATGGCCGACACCGTTGACCAGGTAGGCGCCGCGGTTCCACTCGGCCGGCCGTTGCGGCTGCGGCTGGAACGGCGTGGCGTCGTGGAACAAGCCCTTCCAGCCGGCCAGCAACGGCCGCACGCCGTAGGGGAACGCCAGCTGGTTCGCCGGCGTGGCGGCTTCGACGGCCGGCTGCGCCATCAGGTACGCATACAGCGCGACGAGGTCGTCGTCGGTCATCCTGGCGAACGCCGTGTACGGAAAGGCCGGGTAGAGATGGCGGCCGTCGCGCGAGACGCCCTCGCGCATCGCGCGCTGGAACGCGCTGAACGACCAGGCGCCGATGCCGGTGCGCGCGTCGGGCGTGAGGTTGGTGCTGTGGACCACGCCGAACGGCGTCTCCAGGGCGCGCCCGCCGGCGTTGGGCACGCCGCCCGGCGCCGTGTGGCAGACCACGCAATCGCCGGCGGCGGCGAGCAGGCGGCCGCGCTCGATGGTGGCGGCGGTGTAGACCGCCGAGGTCGAGGCCGCCACCGGCGCGATGGCGGGCCGCCAGCCGGCCAGCGCGGCCACGGTGCCGAGGACGCCGGCGCCCAGCACCAGCGCGTGCGACCAGGCCGGCCGGCGGCGCGGCCAGGGCGCATCGGCCGGTGCGCCCCGCGGGGCGGCGGGCGCTGGCACCGGCTCCGCGGCGGCCGGCGGCCCGTGCAGCGCAGCCCGCACCACCTCCGGCGTGAACGGCGGCTGCCGCAGGCGCACGCCGGTGGCGTCGAAGATGGCATTGGCGATGGCGGCCGTGCCCGGCACCGACGCCGCCTCCCCGGCGCCCAGCGGCGGCTCGCCGGGACGCGGCATGGTGACCACCTCGACCACCGGCACGTCGCGGAAGCTCAGGATGGGGTAGCTGCCCCATTCCTGGCTGGCGACGACGTTGGTCCCGGGCGCCAACTGCACCTGTTCCTTGAGCGCGCGGCTGGTGGTCTGCAGCACGTTGCCGTGCAGCTGGTGCTTCACCCCTTCGGGATTGATCATCAGGCCGGCGTCGTGGCCCACCACCACCCGGCTGACGTGCACTTCGCCGGTGGCGCGATCGACCTCGACGTCGGCCACCCAGGCCGCCCAGGCCGAGCCATGGCCCGGCCACTTGCTGTGCATGTAGCGCGCATAGGCCACGCCCTGCCCCTTCACGAGGTCGCCGCCGGCGGACTGCTGCCGCGGCCCGCTGCGCGGCTGCCAGCCGGCGCGGTCGGCGGTGGCGCGCAGCAGCTCGGCGGCCCGTGTGTCCTTCAGGTGGCGCAGGCGGAAGGCGACCGGATCGGCGCCGGCCGCGGCGGCCAGCTCGTCGATGTAGCTCTCGTGCGCGAACGAGTTCGGCAGCGCCGAGACGCCGCGCAGCCAGGAAGCGCGCAGCACCGGCGGCATGTCGTTGACGGCCACGCGCAGGTTCTCGTAGTCGTACGGCGGGCGCGCGGTGCGGTCGCCCATCTCGAAGGCCTGCGCCACCGGCTCGATGGTGCGCGTGAGCAGCAGCGCCAGCGTGGGCGCTCCGTTGGACGGGTAGGAGGTCTGGAAGTCGTAGGCGGCGACCGAGCCGTCGGCGGCGAGCCCGCCGTTCACCTGCATCAGCTGGGCCGCGCCCTTGGGCTCCCAGGCGTGCTCCTGCTCGCGCGTGAGCTGCACCCGCACCGGCGCACCCACCGCGCGCGACAGCAGGGCCGCGTCGGCCGCCACATCGTCGGCGCCGTTGCGGCCGTAGCAGCCGGCCGCCTCCATGCGCACGACGTCGATGGCGGTGTCGGCCATGCCCATCAGCCGGGCCAGGTCGGCGCGCAGCACGTGCGGGCTCTGCGAGCCGGCCCAGACCGTCATGCGCTCGCCCTGCCAGTCGGCCAGCGCACACGAGGGCCCGATGGAGGCATGCATCTGGTAGGGCCAGACGTAGGTGCGCGGCATCGGGTGCGCGGCGCGGGCGATGGCGCCGTCGACGTCGCCCTGCTCCACCAGGCGGCGCTGGGTGGCCGGGTTGGCACGCAGCATCCCGGCCAGGTCGGCCTGGTCCGGCAGCCCGGGCCAGGCCTTCCAGCGCACCCGCAGCTCGCGCAGGGCCTGCTCGGCGTGTTCCTCGCGCTCGGCCACGATGCCGACGAAGTCGCGGATGACGACCACCGCCCGGATCCCCGGGATGTGGGCGATGGAGGCTTCGTCCACTGCCTCCA from Ramlibacter pinisoli includes:
- a CDS encoding mandelate racemase/muconate lactonizing enzyme family protein, with the translated sequence MTTSTAIASVACLQVRLPFDHGGPAPLFAGKPRTTLDSAWIRVELANGLVGWGESYGADLDAMSSIFRNRVAPLAAGRDALDPALTATLDRTLHNMGRSGPVTHALSGLDIALWDLRGKLAGVPVYRLLGGARRTRIPAYASLLQYYGDTALVARNVEQSLAAGYGQIKLHEKTLDSVRAARAAMGPGVPLMLDTNCAWDRQGAIAAVTAMREHDLHWVEEPVWPPEDVPSLRAVREATGVPTAVGENASSLFELLDLVRSRSADHVQPSALKSGGLTTLKAVSDACAGTPVRHSPQSAFFGPGFLATLHVLAAQEQEVAVERLFCGLGHVPYAHSVPFEGGAFHLNDQPGLGADPEPDLLAGPFVS
- a CDS encoding tripartite tricarboxylate transporter substrate binding protein; this translates as MHSRSHVRCSRRSLLRLGAAACAAAAFPLTAGAQSGTGKVIVPYAPGAATDTLGRLMADLLGTATGTRYIVDNRGGGATQIGTKAVATAAPDGLTLGFIDTAFVINPGLFGSALPYDTRQDFAPVSLMATAPLVLVVHPSVAAKTVAELVALAKAQPGKLVYGSAGAGSAPHLAGEQLRQAAGIDIIHAPYRGGATVLNDLLAGHIQFGFTTVPTMLQHIRAGSVRALAVTSATRAGQLPQVPTMKEAGLPAVDASPLFGLVAPAKTPQPVLEKLAAAAQAARSGTAQARLSELGFTPVGSSPEEFRARIEAEIAKWTAVIRAGNIKPGE
- a CDS encoding carboxymuconolactone decarboxylase family protein translates to MSGDDRFPAGKDRLDAQQLAAYERIQARRGAVPVPYLSLLARPDLAEAFEQFSALAWQGRLTTDVQEAIYLVTARAYRCAHQWRNHEKKALAAGVGADTVAAIRAGRFDALGGATPELARCIRFAAELHAHDSVPDEVFDAAAVQADPAWMSELVGFCALAASIAVLLNVRERAPANLS
- a CDS encoding molybdopterin cofactor-binding domain-containing protein, with the translated sequence MSRRADQPRSRADFHAATGVLLVTREPPPALPPVPGQPAVVPGNPAEGPEILLAVWDDGSVTALHGHVDLGTGLATALAQIVAEELDVPLACVATVLGTTAMAPNQGPTIASASLQVHGAPLRAAAAQARVWLLVRAAGELGVAPSALSLRNGSVRVVEEPDRKLGYGALLHGQHVELPLDPATPVKHPDDYRIVGHGVPRIDIPAKATGGLVFVHDMRVPGMLHGRVVRPPYAGADHGDFIGNTLEAVDEASIAHIPGIRAVVVIRDFVGIVAEREEHAEQALRELRVRWKAWPGLPDQADLAGMLRANPATQRRLVEQGDVDGAIARAAHPMPRTYVWPYQMHASIGPSCALADWQGERMTVWAGSQSPHVLRADLARLMGMADTAIDVVRMEAAGCYGRNGADDVAADAALLSRAVGAPVRVQLTREQEHAWEPKGAAQLMQVNGGLAADGSVAAYDFQTSYPSNGAPTLALLLTRTIEPVAQAFEMGDRTARPPYDYENLRVAVNDMPPVLRASWLRGVSALPNSFAHESYIDELAAAAGADPVAFRLRHLKDTRAAELLRATADRAGWQPRSGPRQQSAGGDLVKGQGVAYARYMHSKWPGHGSAWAAWVADVEVDRATGEVHVSRVVVGHDAGLMINPEGVKHQLHGNVLQTTSRALKEQVQLAPGTNVVASQEWGSYPILSFRDVPVVEVVTMPRPGEPPLGAGEAASVPGTAAIANAIFDATGVRLRQPPFTPEVVRAALHGPPAAAEPVPAPAAPRGAPADAPWPRRRPAWSHALVLGAGVLGTVAALAGWRPAIAPVAASTSAVYTAATIERGRLLAAAGDCVVCHTAPGGVPNAGGRALETPFGVVHSTNLTPDARTGIGAWSFSAFQRAMREGVSRDGRHLYPAFPYTAFARMTDDDLVALYAYLMAQPAVEAATPANQLAFPYGVRPLLAGWKGLFHDATPFQPQPQRPAEWNRGAYLVNGVGHCGACHTARNALGAERGGASYLGGAMVEGWEAPALTGLSRSPVPWSADELYRYLRHGHTQHHGIAAGPMAPVVQQLAVLPDDDVRAMATYLASFQAPVADEAGLARSVVAAAAARQPALLGTGQRLFEGACSACHHDGDGPRLLGVNLPLALNTSLHAARPDNLVRVILDGIREPAGRDLGFMPAFRHALSDEQVADLAGYMRGRFAPGQPPWADLPAAIARLRAAPSTP